Proteins encoded together in one Caldicellulosiruptor saccharolyticus DSM 8903 window:
- the purS gene encoding phosphoribosylformylglycinamidine synthase subunit PurS — MLKAEIFVYLKKSISDPPGIAVLNSLKSLGFESVEKVRMGKYIVVYLNEDDIEKAKEEVKLMCEKLLCNPVMEEYKFNISEE; from the coding sequence GTGCTTAAAGCAGAGATTTTTGTATATTTAAAGAAATCTATTTCAGATCCCCCAGGCATTGCTGTTTTGAACTCTTTAAAGAGTTTGGGATTTGAGAGTGTTGAGAAAGTAAGAATGGGCAAATATATTGTTGTGTATTTAAATGAAGATGACATTGAAAAGGCAAAAGAAGAGGTAAAACTCATGTGCGAAAAGCTTTTGTGTAATCCAGTGATGGAAGAGTATAAGTTTAATATTTCGGAGGAGTAG
- a CDS encoding response regulator transcription factor codes for MKILVIDDDVKICEVIKLYLEKEGFEVIIAHNGSDGITMFKHEMPDLVILDIMLPKKDGYEVCREIRKISNIPIIMLTAKGETFDKVLGLELGADDYIVKPFDPKELIARIKAVLRRTQGEVNDEKVVVYPNLTINLTTYEVKLEDKIIEMPPKEIELLYFLASHPNKVFTREQLLDHIWGYNFVGDTRTVDVHIKRIREKIEKDKYPWRIKTVWGVGYKFEI; via the coding sequence ATGAAAATATTGGTCATTGATGATGATGTTAAGATTTGTGAGGTTATTAAACTGTATTTAGAAAAAGAAGGTTTTGAAGTTATAATTGCTCACAACGGTAGCGACGGTATAACCATGTTCAAACACGAGATGCCGGATTTGGTCATACTTGATATTATGCTCCCTAAGAAAGATGGGTATGAAGTATGTAGAGAAATCAGAAAAATTAGTAATATTCCAATTATAATGCTCACTGCTAAAGGTGAAACATTTGATAAGGTATTGGGTTTAGAGCTTGGAGCAGATGATTATATTGTCAAGCCCTTTGATCCAAAAGAACTCATTGCAAGAATAAAGGCTGTGTTAAGAAGAACTCAAGGTGAAGTGAATGACGAGAAGGTGGTTGTTTATCCTAATCTTACCATCAATTTGACTACATACGAGGTAAAGCTTGAGGACAAGATTATAGAGATGCCACCAAAAGAGATAGAGCTTTTATATTTTTTGGCTTCTCATCCTAACAAGGTATTTACACGTGAACAGCTTCTTGACCACATATGGGGTTACAACTTTGTGGGCGATACCAGAACTGTTGATGTTCATATTAAAAGGATTAGGGAAAAAATAGAAAAGGATAAATACCCTTGGCGTATCAAAACTGTTTGGGGTGTTGGTTATAAATTTGAGATTTGA
- a CDS encoding S1C family serine protease — translation MSDKFDFETPNYQPSYSPINFEIPRTIKKKKSLKGYLFAGFIGGLIGALLVSIIFMGYFGVNFANFKNDVNSAISGLNLESSNNLEPVTRTVVLNSGNDSFVTDVAKKVGPAVVGIKNKSTAYNWWTDETQEVTIGEGSGVIISKDGYIVTNNHVVSGARSISVILSGEKEVPATIVGTDALSDIAVIKIDQKYVTSVAPLGDSSKVKVGEFVVAIGNPLGQEFAGTVTFGVVSAVNRKLDVGNGVQIPLIQTDAAINPGNSGGALVNSSGQVIGINTAKISQTGVEGMGFAIPINYVKPIVNDLIKYKKVLRPTIGISVMEYYDRAGNIVGLYISKVYSGTGAAKAGLKEGDLILQIDGKKVTTFSDIQSILSTHKIGDVITIRVLRDGQTKDFKVTLGAPINTND, via the coding sequence ATGTCTGATAAATTTGATTTCGAAACACCAAATTATCAACCTTCTTACAGTCCTATTAACTTTGAGATTCCAAGAACTATAAAGAAAAAGAAATCTTTAAAAGGGTACTTGTTTGCAGGCTTCATTGGCGGTTTGATTGGTGCACTATTGGTTTCAATAATATTTATGGGATATTTTGGTGTTAACTTTGCTAACTTCAAAAACGATGTAAACTCAGCTATAAGCGGTCTTAACTTGGAAAGTTCAAATAATTTAGAACCTGTCACAAGGACAGTTGTTTTGAATTCTGGTAACGATTCATTTGTCACAGATGTTGCAAAAAAAGTTGGTCCGGCAGTTGTTGGAATCAAGAACAAAAGCACAGCCTACAACTGGTGGACTGATGAGACGCAAGAAGTTACAATTGGTGAGGGCTCAGGTGTTATTATAAGCAAGGACGGTTATATTGTTACAAACAACCATGTTGTATCGGGTGCACGCAGCATTTCAGTAATTCTATCGGGTGAAAAGGAAGTTCCAGCAACAATTGTTGGAACAGATGCACTCAGTGACATTGCAGTTATAAAGATTGATCAAAAATATGTAACATCTGTTGCACCACTTGGAGACTCTTCAAAGGTTAAGGTGGGTGAGTTTGTTGTTGCAATAGGGAATCCGTTAGGTCAGGAGTTTGCTGGTACTGTTACATTTGGTGTTGTAAGTGCTGTCAATAGAAAACTTGACGTGGGAAATGGTGTACAGATACCCTTGATACAAACAGATGCGGCAATAAACCCAGGAAACAGTGGTGGAGCACTTGTAAATAGCAGTGGACAAGTAATAGGTATAAACACTGCTAAAATATCTCAAACAGGCGTTGAAGGAATGGGGTTTGCTATACCAATCAACTATGTAAAGCCAATTGTAAATGACTTGATTAAATACAAAAAGGTTTTAAGGCCAACAATAGGTATATCTGTTATGGAGTACTACGACAGAGCTGGAAATATAGTAGGTTTATATATCTCAAAAGTATATTCAGGCACAGGCGCAGCAAAGGCAGGACTGAAAGAGGGAGATTTGATTCTCCAGATAGATGGTAAAAAGGTAACTACATTTTCAGATATTCAATCAATACTTTCTACTCATAAGATTGGAGATGTGATTACTATAAGGGTATTGCGTGATGGACAAACTAAGGATTTTAAAGTAACGCTTGGTGCACCAATAAATACAAACGATTAG
- the purF gene encoding amidophosphoribosyltransferase, protein MCFKELEESFKDHCGIFGIYRTDKKQDSAKITYFGLYALQHRGQESSGIAVNDSGNIIYHKDNGLVNEVFNEVVLNHLKGSSAIGHVRYSTTGKSDRENAQPLVVKYRKGHMALAHNGNLVNAHIIREELEQEGAIFQTTIDSEVIANLISRNRIKSENIEEAILKTMDEIKGAYSLLILTPNKLIAVRDPYGLRPLVMGKINNNICFASETCALDTVGAEYIRDVEPGEIVSVTKDGIKSIKYGKSFKHLCVFEFIYFARADSYLDGISVYEIRKKLGKQLCRESYVECDIVIGVPDSGTTAAIGYAEEAKIPFSEGFIKNRYIGRTFIKPQQSQREIAVRLKLNPLKSNVAGKRVVLIDDSIVRGTTSRKIIKMLRDAGAREVHLRISSPPVLFPCYYGIDTPDRNELIAANYTTQEIAKILGADSLEYLSLDGLNSVFENKLQNFCTACFSGNYVTEIPENFNKYIFEEGV, encoded by the coding sequence ATGTGTTTTAAAGAATTAGAAGAATCCTTTAAAGACCACTGTGGTATATTTGGAATATACCGTACTGATAAAAAGCAAGATAGTGCCAAAATTACCTATTTTGGACTATATGCTCTTCAGCATAGGGGTCAAGAGAGTAGCGGTATTGCTGTAAATGATTCAGGGAATATCATCTATCACAAAGACAACGGACTGGTTAATGAAGTATTTAATGAGGTGGTTTTGAACCACCTCAAAGGATCTTCAGCGATTGGTCATGTTCGATACTCAACGACAGGAAAAAGTGATAGAGAAAATGCTCAACCACTTGTTGTAAAATACAGAAAAGGCCATATGGCACTTGCTCACAATGGAAATTTAGTAAATGCACATATTATCAGAGAGGAACTTGAACAAGAAGGTGCTATTTTCCAAACTACCATTGATTCTGAAGTAATTGCCAATTTGATTTCACGAAACAGAATAAAGTCGGAGAATATAGAAGAGGCCATACTCAAAACAATGGATGAGATAAAAGGCGCGTATTCACTTTTGATATTGACGCCAAACAAACTGATTGCGGTAAGAGACCCATATGGGCTGCGGCCGCTTGTTATGGGCAAAATAAACAACAATATTTGTTTTGCGTCAGAAACATGTGCTTTAGATACAGTAGGCGCTGAGTATATAAGAGATGTGGAGCCAGGTGAAATAGTTAGTGTAACTAAGGATGGAATTAAGAGTATAAAATATGGGAAAAGTTTCAAACACTTGTGCGTATTTGAATTTATCTACTTTGCGAGAGCCGATTCGTATCTTGACGGTATTAGTGTTTATGAAATCAGAAAAAAACTTGGTAAACAGCTTTGTAGAGAATCTTATGTTGAGTGTGATATTGTAATTGGAGTTCCAGACTCAGGTACAACGGCTGCTATTGGCTATGCAGAGGAGGCAAAGATACCATTTTCAGAAGGATTTATAAAAAATAGGTATATAGGAAGGACATTTATTAAGCCTCAACAAAGCCAAAGAGAGATAGCTGTCAGGCTAAAACTAAATCCACTAAAGAGTAATGTGGCTGGAAAGAGAGTTGTACTCATAGATGACTCAATAGTAAGGGGCACAACCTCAAGGAAGATAATAAAAATGTTAAGAGACGCAGGTGCGCGGGAGGTGCATCTTAGAATAAGCTCTCCACCTGTACTATTTCCATGTTACTATGGGATTGATACACCAGATAGAAATGAGCTAATTGCAGCAAACTATACCACGCAAGAGATTGCCAAAATCTTAGGTGCTGATTCACTCGAATATCTAAGTTTGGATGGCTTAAATAGCGTGTTTGAAAATAAGCTGCAAAACTTTTGTACAGCTTGTTTTAGTGGTAATTATGTTACCGAAATACCAGAGAATTTTAATAAATATATCTTCGAAGAGGGTGTTTGA
- the purC gene encoding phosphoribosylaminoimidazolesuccinocarboxamide synthase: protein MSYQMKGLLYEGKAKKIYETDVDDIVIIEYKDDATAFDGTKRGIINEKGIVNNKISNHFFKLLESKGIPTHFIEQIDERRTAVKKVEIIPVEVIVRNIAAGSLCKRLGLEEGTALKRPVLEFCYKNDALHDPQINEYHILALELATEEEINKVKEYSFKINQILREYLKEVNIDLVDFKLEFGRYKSSIILADEISPDTCRFWDMNTKEKLDKDRFRRDLGNVEEAYKEVLKRLGL from the coding sequence ATGAGTTATCAAATGAAAGGATTGTTATATGAGGGAAAGGCAAAAAAGATTTATGAGACAGACGTTGATGACATTGTTATAATTGAATATAAGGATGATGCAACTGCTTTTGATGGTACAAAAAGAGGTATAATTAATGAAAAAGGTATAGTAAACAACAAAATTTCAAACCATTTTTTCAAACTTTTAGAATCTAAAGGGATTCCTACACATTTTATTGAGCAGATAGACGAAAGAAGGACAGCTGTAAAGAAAGTGGAAATAATTCCTGTAGAGGTCATTGTGAGAAACATTGCAGCAGGTTCACTTTGCAAAAGGCTTGGTCTTGAAGAAGGAACAGCCTTAAAAAGGCCAGTTTTAGAGTTTTGCTATAAAAATGATGCACTTCATGACCCTCAAATAAATGAGTATCACATCTTGGCTTTAGAGCTTGCAACAGAAGAGGAAATTAACAAGGTTAAAGAATATTCGTTTAAAATCAATCAGATTCTGAGGGAGTATTTGAAAGAGGTAAATATTGATTTGGTTGATTTTAAGCTGGAATTTGGAAGATACAAAAGCAGTATAATATTAGCCGATGAAATCTCACCAGATACATGTAGATTTTGGGATATGAACACAAAAGAGAAATTAGACAAGGATAGATTCAGAAGAGACCTTGGAAACGTTGAAGAGGCTTACAAAGAGGTTTTGAAAAGACTTGGGCTGTAA
- a CDS encoding NCS2 family permease, which translates to MLENLFKLKERKTDVRTEVIAGFTTFITMAYIIFVNPTILSTTGLDKQAVFFATCIGAAVGTLIMALYANLPFALAPGMGLNAFFTYTVVLQMKYTPQQALAAVFISGIIFVLITAVGLRQAIVKSIPQSLKHAMTAGIGLFIAFIGFINSGIVVIDPGSKLPKFGDFTAAFNSFTNNPDINKSIIASRGALVAVIGLLIIGILIARRVKGAIIIGIIITTIISFPLKIVDLSKFKFGVEAFKVSAFNFDFAGLFSAHNQGGGIGAVLLSLFAIILTFTLIDMFDSIGTFVGLADKAGMLDEKGDIPNMDRALMSDAIATIVGAIFGTSTVTTYIESAAGIEEGGRTGLTSLVTGLLFILALIIAPFIGLVPSQATAPALIAVGVMMISSIKKIDFNDFEEALPAFLTIVIMPFTYSIANGISAGIIFYVLVKLLRGKAKEVHPITYVLAILFILRFMVIAH; encoded by the coding sequence GTGTTAGAAAACTTATTTAAGCTGAAAGAAAGAAAAACTGATGTAAGAACAGAAGTAATAGCAGGTTTTACAACGTTTATAACAATGGCTTACATAATATTTGTCAACCCCACAATCCTCAGTACAACCGGTCTTGACAAGCAGGCAGTGTTTTTTGCAACATGCATTGGGGCTGCTGTCGGTACACTTATAATGGCACTCTATGCAAATCTTCCATTTGCTTTGGCACCGGGAATGGGGCTTAACGCATTTTTCACATATACGGTGGTCCTTCAGATGAAATACACTCCTCAACAAGCCCTTGCTGCAGTGTTTATATCAGGTATAATATTTGTTCTAATAACTGCTGTAGGTTTGCGACAAGCAATAGTAAAGTCAATTCCACAATCTTTAAAACATGCAATGACTGCAGGTATAGGACTGTTTATTGCTTTTATAGGGTTTATTAACAGTGGAATAGTGGTTATTGACCCGGGTTCAAAACTGCCAAAGTTTGGTGATTTCACTGCAGCGTTCAATTCTTTTACAAATAATCCTGATATAAACAAGAGTATAATAGCTTCACGTGGTGCACTTGTTGCTGTAATTGGACTTTTGATAATTGGAATTTTGATTGCAAGAAGAGTAAAAGGTGCAATAATAATTGGGATTATAATTACCACAATAATCAGCTTTCCACTGAAGATTGTTGACCTTTCAAAGTTTAAATTTGGTGTAGAAGCATTCAAGGTTTCTGCTTTCAACTTTGATTTTGCAGGACTGTTTTCTGCGCATAACCAAGGTGGAGGAATTGGAGCTGTACTTTTGAGCTTGTTTGCAATAATTTTGACATTTACACTCATTGACATGTTTGATAGTATTGGTACCTTTGTTGGACTTGCTGACAAAGCAGGTATGCTTGACGAAAAAGGTGATATTCCTAATATGGACAGAGCACTTATGTCAGATGCGATAGCTACAATTGTTGGAGCTATATTTGGTACCTCTACAGTAACAACTTATATCGAAAGTGCTGCAGGTATAGAAGAAGGTGGAAGAACTGGTCTTACTTCTCTTGTGACAGGACTTCTGTTTATCCTTGCACTGATTATTGCTCCGTTTATCGGGCTTGTTCCATCCCAGGCTACAGCTCCAGCTCTTATTGCTGTTGGTGTTATGATGATAAGTTCAATAAAGAAGATTGATTTTAACGACTTTGAAGAAGCTCTACCAGCATTTCTGACAATAGTGATAATGCCATTTACCTACAGCATTGCAAATGGTATTTCAGCTGGTATTATATTTTACGTTTTGGTTAAACTTTTAAGAGGGAAAGCAAAAGAGGTTCACCCAATTACTTATGTGCTTGCTATTCTGTTCATTTTAAGATTTATGGTCATCGCCCATTAG
- the purL gene encoding phosphoribosylformylglycinamidine synthase subunit PurL produces the protein MIIDILGREPNELELNLFGVMWSEHCGYKNSKALLKQLPTKGEHILQGPGENAGIVDIGDGYAVCFKVESHNHPSAVEPYEGAATGVGGIIRDIFTMGARPIALLDSLKFGKLEDSRTKYLFEGVVSGIAGYGNCVGIPTVGGETTFDPIYKNNILINVMCVGIMKKDKIFKGVAQGVGNSVFYVGHTTGRDGMGGATFASADLTQESEEKRSAVQVGDPFMEKLLLEACLELFQTDAVVGIQDMGAAGLTSSTCETAARAGTGIEIDVALVPKREEGMNPIEVMLSESQERMLVIVKKEKEEEVYKIFEKWGLHAVKIGRVTDDGMLRILDNGNVVAEVPAKALAHAPAYVRKTKEPEIVKISQQFDIYSLPQPQDLNEAILKMISNPNLASKEYIYRQYDYMVRTDTVIRLGHDASLLRVKGTKKGIAVTIDSNGRYCYLNPYEGVQLVLAESYRNIVAVGAKPLAITDGLNFGNPLYPEIYYQFVKTIEGLKVACEYFGTPVTGGNVSFYNQSEEGAIYPTPVIGMVGVIEDVGKAVDISFKEEGDVIAIIGKTLDDIGASEYLSFYHGVVSGRVPKLDLKRHRETCDKVLECINQGLFKSVHDISDGGFIIALLESAFRGKKGAAIKVNTSLREDFYLFSETPGRFLVTFKEENLPKIREILNGIELEIVGEVTDKFEILGQINDKKLKLDLNEVERIYQEAIPCVLKN, from the coding sequence ATGATTATAGATATTTTAGGAAGAGAACCGAATGAGTTAGAACTTAATCTATTTGGCGTTATGTGGTCTGAACACTGTGGATACAAAAATTCAAAAGCACTTTTAAAACAACTTCCAACAAAAGGGGAACATATTTTACAAGGACCAGGAGAAAACGCTGGCATTGTTGACATTGGTGATGGATATGCAGTATGTTTTAAGGTTGAGAGCCACAATCATCCATCAGCTGTTGAGCCATACGAAGGAGCAGCCACTGGTGTTGGGGGTATAATTCGTGATATATTCACGATGGGTGCAAGGCCAATTGCGCTTTTGGACTCACTAAAGTTTGGTAAACTTGAAGATAGTAGAACTAAGTACTTATTTGAAGGAGTTGTTTCAGGAATTGCAGGTTATGGTAATTGTGTTGGTATTCCAACAGTTGGTGGAGAGACAACTTTTGACCCCATCTATAAAAACAACATCCTTATAAATGTTATGTGCGTTGGAATTATGAAAAAGGACAAAATCTTTAAAGGTGTTGCACAAGGCGTTGGAAATTCTGTCTTTTACGTCGGGCATACAACAGGAAGGGATGGTATGGGCGGTGCTACATTCGCATCAGCTGACCTTACACAGGAGTCAGAAGAAAAAAGGTCTGCTGTGCAAGTTGGCGACCCGTTTATGGAAAAGCTACTGCTTGAGGCATGCTTAGAGCTTTTCCAAACAGATGCTGTTGTTGGAATTCAGGACATGGGTGCAGCCGGTTTGACCTCATCTACATGTGAGACAGCTGCAAGAGCAGGAACAGGAATTGAAATAGATGTAGCGCTTGTTCCAAAAAGAGAAGAGGGTATGAACCCAATTGAGGTTATGCTTTCTGAGTCGCAAGAGAGAATGCTTGTTATTGTAAAAAAAGAAAAGGAAGAAGAAGTTTATAAGATATTTGAAAAATGGGGACTTCATGCTGTCAAGATAGGAAGAGTAACAGATGACGGGATGTTAAGAATCCTTGACAATGGAAATGTTGTTGCAGAGGTTCCTGCAAAAGCACTTGCCCATGCACCAGCTTATGTAAGAAAGACAAAAGAACCAGAGATTGTAAAAATATCCCAACAGTTTGACATTTATTCCCTTCCTCAGCCTCAAGATTTAAATGAGGCCATATTGAAGATGATTTCTAATCCAAACCTTGCAAGCAAGGAATATATTTATAGGCAGTACGATTACATGGTAAGAACTGATACAGTCATAAGACTAGGGCATGATGCAAGTTTGTTGAGAGTCAAAGGTACTAAGAAAGGTATTGCTGTTACAATTGATAGCAACGGACGGTATTGCTATTTAAATCCTTATGAAGGAGTTCAGCTTGTTTTGGCAGAAAGCTATAGGAATATAGTAGCGGTAGGTGCAAAGCCTCTTGCTATCACAGATGGACTAAATTTTGGTAATCCACTCTATCCAGAAATTTACTACCAATTTGTAAAGACAATTGAAGGTTTAAAAGTTGCATGTGAATATTTCGGAACACCAGTAACAGGTGGAAATGTGTCTTTTTACAACCAATCTGAAGAAGGTGCGATTTATCCAACACCAGTAATTGGAATGGTAGGAGTTATTGAAGATGTTGGGAAGGCTGTAGACATATCCTTCAAGGAAGAGGGAGATGTCATTGCGATAATAGGCAAGACTTTAGATGATATAGGTGCGTCAGAGTATTTAAGTTTTTACCATGGAGTTGTGTCTGGAAGAGTACCAAAGCTTGATTTAAAAAGACACAGAGAAACATGTGACAAGGTCTTAGAATGTATCAATCAAGGTTTATTTAAATCTGTTCATGACATTTCAGATGGTGGGTTTATAATTGCTCTTTTAGAGAGTGCTTTTAGAGGTAAAAAAGGTGCAGCGATTAAAGTAAATACTTCTTTGAGAGAAGATTTCTACCTGTTTAGTGAGACACCAGGGCGATTCTTAGTCACATTTAAAGAAGAGAATCTTCCAAAGATAAGAGAAATTTTAAACGGTATTGAATTAGAAATAGTTGGTGAAGTAACAGACAAGTTTGAAATACTTGGGCAAATAAATGACAAAAAACTAAAATTAGATTTGAATGAAGTTGAGAGGATATATCAGGAGGCAATACCATGTGTTTTAAAGAATTAG
- a CDS encoding sensor histidine kinase codes for MKSIYFKFVTIYTIIIVMGFLIFGTILNNLTENYFISQKQTQLVREAEKIATGLALWYITGFLERDRLRFEINFLRDYLNASILMINRNANVVLNSDEQVFINDSILQRIRDKVFSGNIAVEKTLIGTIVKKEYLIIGYPVVINNQVVSGLLLITSTDDIRQTLRMYNRIIWLITLFEVILVLIITYALTQKIINPIKKLASVSRKIAEGDFSEKIPMPLNSNDEIGELIASFNYMTEKLENLEMMRKSFISNVSHELRSPLTSIRGFIEGILDRTIPDEKRDFYLNLVREEVIKLNNLINQLLELSRLEWGKINLNLSTFKIYSVIAEELIKFEKRIEEKKIEVFLEVNENLMVKADRDLISRVVHNLLDNAIKYNKVGGKIYIYSEVENGKAYITIQDTGIGIPEKLQKLIWERFYKVDESRSLEKGVGLGLSIVKEIIKLHKQNIWVESEEGVGTKFTFTLDLK; via the coding sequence TTGAAATCTATATACTTTAAGTTTGTTACTATCTACACGATTATAATTGTCATGGGTTTTTTAATATTTGGAACAATACTTAACAATCTTACTGAAAATTACTTTATATCACAAAAACAGACCCAGCTTGTCCGTGAAGCTGAAAAGATTGCAACAGGTCTTGCTCTTTGGTATATCACAGGCTTTTTAGAAAGGGATAGGCTAAGATTTGAGATAAATTTTTTACGTGACTATTTGAATGCCTCAATATTAATGATAAACAGAAATGCAAATGTTGTATTAAATTCAGATGAACAAGTTTTTATAAATGATTCAATTCTTCAAAGGATTAGGGACAAGGTATTCAGTGGTAATATCGCTGTTGAGAAGACACTGATAGGGACTATCGTAAAGAAGGAATATCTTATAATTGGGTATCCTGTTGTAATAAATAATCAAGTAGTTTCTGGACTTTTGCTTATCACATCAACAGACGATATTCGGCAAACCCTTAGGATGTACAACAGAATAATATGGCTTATTACATTGTTTGAGGTAATTCTTGTATTGATTATAACCTATGCGCTTACACAGAAAATTATCAATCCAATAAAGAAGCTTGCAAGTGTGTCAAGAAAAATTGCCGAAGGAGATTTTTCAGAAAAAATTCCTATGCCACTTAACAGCAATGATGAGATTGGAGAACTTATAGCTTCTTTTAATTACATGACAGAGAAGTTAGAAAACTTGGAGATGATGAGAAAAAGTTTTATATCAAATGTTTCTCATGAACTCAGATCTCCGCTTACATCTATAAGAGGGTTCATTGAAGGTATACTTGATAGGACAATCCCTGATGAGAAAAGAGATTTTTACTTAAACTTGGTGAGAGAAGAAGTTATAAAACTTAACAATTTGATAAATCAACTATTAGAATTGTCAAGACTTGAGTGGGGAAAGATAAATTTAAATTTGAGTACATTTAAGATTTATTCTGTTATAGCAGAAGAACTGATTAAGTTTGAAAAGCGAATTGAAGAGAAGAAGATAGAAGTATTTTTAGAAGTAAATGAAAATCTTATGGTTAAAGCAGATAGAGATTTAATCAGCAGGGTGGTTCACAACCTTTTGGATAATGCAATAAAGTACAATAAAGTCGGGGGTAAGATATATATATATTCCGAAGTCGAAAATGGCAAAGCATATATCACAATTCAAGACACGGGCATTGGCATACCTGAAAAGCTTCAAAAACTCATATGGGAAAGATTTTACAAGGTTGATGAGTCGCGTAGCCTTGAAAAGGGCGTAGGTTTGGGACTTTCTATAGTAAAGGAGATTATAAAGCTCCATAAGCAGAATATCTGGGTTGAAAGTGAAGAGGGTGTGGGTACAAAGTTTACATTTACGCTTGATTTAAAATAA
- the purQ gene encoding phosphoribosylformylglycinamidine synthase subunit PurQ gives MKFGVVVFPGSNCDSDCYHVIKDVINEHVEYIWHDYNEKLDFDCIILPGGFSYGDYLRAGAIARFSKVMSRIEEFAQNGGLVIGICNGFQILTESHLLPGALIRNKNLKFICSDQYVKVVNNKTPFTNLYNENEVINLPIAHGEGNYVVDETTLQEMIKNEQIVLQYCDKNGNINDDTNPNGSVLNIAGICNKEKNVFGLMPHPERSSEKLLGCEDGKRVFLSIINYLRSR, from the coding sequence ATGAAGTTTGGTGTTGTAGTCTTCCCAGGCTCAAATTGTGACAGTGACTGCTATCATGTTATCAAAGATGTAATAAATGAACATGTTGAATATATATGGCATGATTATAATGAAAAATTGGATTTTGACTGCATAATTCTGCCCGGTGGTTTTTCATATGGAGATTATTTAAGAGCAGGAGCAATAGCACGGTTTTCAAAAGTTATGTCGAGAATAGAAGAATTTGCTCAAAATGGAGGTCTTGTTATAGGAATCTGCAATGGATTTCAGATTTTGACAGAAAGTCATCTTCTACCAGGAGCTCTAATCAGAAACAAAAACTTAAAATTTATATGTTCTGACCAGTATGTTAAGGTTGTTAACAACAAGACTCCATTTACTAACCTTTATAATGAGAATGAGGTAATAAACTTGCCAATTGCTCATGGTGAAGGAAATTATGTAGTGGATGAAACTACTTTACAAGAGATGATAAAGAATGAACAAATAGTGCTGCAGTACTGTGACAAAAATGGTAATATAAATGATGATACAAACCCGAATGGTTCAGTTTTGAACATTGCGGGGATATGCAACAAGGAAAAGAATGTATTTGGACTCATGCCCCATCCAGAGAGAAGTAGTGAAAAACTTTTGGGTTGTGAGGATGGAAAAAGAGTATTTTTGAGCATTATTAACTATCTGAGGTCGAGGTGA